From Nitratidesulfovibrio vulgaris str. Hildenborough, a single genomic window includes:
- a CDS encoding HAD family hydrolase, with translation MNIRACIFDLDGTLLDTLRDLAEAGNAALMAGGHPAHPVDAYRHFVGDGMETLLRRALPPGSPEEAVRRGVERMGVAYRTAWDVFTAPYPGIMPMLEALGIRGIPMAVLSNKPHPFTVEMVEHYFGPSRFGMVAGAKDDVPRKPHPEAALRMASAWGIAPSEVAFVGDSNVDMRTALAAGMVAVGCPWGFRGTEELKAAGAHLLLEAPGDLLSLVATAVR, from the coding sequence ATGAACATCCGCGCCTGCATCTTCGACCTTGATGGAACCTTGCTGGATACCTTGCGAGACCTTGCCGAGGCTGGCAACGCCGCACTCATGGCGGGCGGACATCCCGCACATCCTGTCGACGCCTACAGGCACTTCGTGGGTGATGGGATGGAGACTCTGCTACGCCGCGCCCTGCCTCCCGGCAGCCCCGAAGAGGCTGTGCGCCGGGGGGTGGAACGCATGGGCGTGGCATACAGGACCGCGTGGGACGTGTTCACAGCGCCCTATCCGGGCATCATGCCCATGCTTGAAGCCCTCGGCATCAGGGGCATCCCCATGGCAGTCCTCTCCAACAAGCCCCACCCCTTCACCGTGGAGATGGTCGAACACTATTTCGGCCCTTCACGCTTCGGCATGGTCGCCGGGGCGAAGGACGACGTACCCCGCAAACCGCACCCTGAAGCGGCACTGCGCATGGCATCGGCGTGGGGCATCGCGCCTTCCGAGGTAGCCTTCGTAGGCGACAGCAACGTGGATATGCGTACCGCGCTTGCGGCGGGCATGGTCGCGGTGGGTTGTCCGTGGGGTTTCAGAGGTACGGAGGAATTGAAGGCCGCCGGGGCGCACCTGCTTCTCGAGGCTCCGGGTGACCTTCTGTCCCTTGTCGCCACGGCAGTGCGCTGA
- a CDS encoding sulfite exporter TauE/SafE family protein gives MGFARDVYEFMKAGAVAHAKWDIEVSTSIIRNRKKMLILLAMLVPVFLFNFAEAGAVLGSKTAYAPAFYTTKIFFVSIAVGLAAGLITGCIGAGGGFIITPALMAAGVKGILAVGTDLFHIFAKAIMGTTVHKKLGNVSVKLAVFFLIGSGGGTFIGGAINKGLYNKDPLLSELFISTIYAVLLGFLGFYALYDFIKASRAGGGGDAHGGGSGTTAISVKLQGMNVPPMITFDEDLVPGGRRISGWIVAAGGVVVGILAAIMGVGGGFVTFPMFVYIFGVSSMTTVGTDILQIIFTAGLGAIAQYAIYGFVFYTLAMGMLLGSLLGIQIGALTTKVVKGIHIRGFYAVSIIAGFINRAATLPKKLVELEMVSLPKAFVTNVEFFGNIIFWVVVAVFGVWVFGKFFANIGKLRAEA, from the coding sequence ATGGGTTTCGCAAGAGACGTATATGAATTCATGAAGGCAGGAGCCGTGGCCCACGCCAAGTGGGATATCGAGGTCTCCACGTCCATCATCCGCAACCGCAAGAAGATGCTCATCCTGCTTGCGATGCTGGTGCCCGTGTTCCTGTTCAACTTCGCCGAAGCGGGTGCGGTGCTTGGCAGCAAGACCGCCTACGCCCCGGCCTTCTACACGACGAAGATCTTCTTCGTCTCCATCGCAGTGGGTCTTGCGGCGGGCCTCATCACCGGCTGTATCGGTGCGGGGGGTGGCTTCATCATCACCCCGGCACTCATGGCCGCGGGGGTCAAGGGCATTCTCGCCGTCGGTACCGACCTCTTCCACATCTTCGCCAAGGCCATCATGGGCACCACGGTGCACAAGAAGCTGGGTAACGTGTCGGTGAAGCTGGCGGTGTTCTTCCTCATCGGTTCCGGTGGCGGTACGTTCATAGGCGGCGCCATCAACAAGGGCCTGTACAACAAGGACCCGCTGCTCTCCGAACTGTTCATCAGCACCATCTACGCGGTGCTTCTGGGCTTCCTCGGCTTCTACGCGCTGTATGACTTCATCAAGGCCAGCCGTGCAGGCGGCGGCGGTGACGCCCACGGCGGCGGTTCCGGCACCACGGCCATCTCCGTGAAGCTGCAGGGCATGAACGTGCCCCCCATGATCACCTTCGACGAAGACCTCGTGCCCGGCGGCCGTCGCATCTCCGGCTGGATCGTTGCCGCAGGCGGCGTCGTGGTGGGTATCCTCGCGGCCATCATGGGCGTCGGCGGCGGCTTCGTCACCTTCCCCATGTTCGTGTACATCTTCGGCGTGTCCTCCATGACCACCGTGGGTACCGACATCCTTCAGATCATCTTCACCGCCGGTCTCGGCGCCATCGCCCAGTACGCCATCTACGGCTTCGTGTTCTACACGCTGGCCATGGGCATGCTGCTCGGTTCGCTGCTCGGCATCCAGATCGGTGCGCTGACCACCAAGGTGGTCAAGGGCATCCATATCCGCGGCTTCTACGCCGTCTCCATCATCGCGGGCTTCATCAACCGTGCCGCCACGCTGCCCAAGAAGCTGGTGGAACTGGAGATGGTGTCGCTGCCCAAGGCGTTCGTCACCAACGTCGAGTTCTTCGGCAACATCATCTTCTGGGTGGTGGTCGCCGTGTTCGGCGTGTGGGTCTTCGGTAAGTTCTTCGCCAACATAGGCAAGCTGAGAGCGGAGGCGTAA
- a CDS encoding glycosyltransferase family A protein, with translation MSHRSPSVTPAVSVLIPAWNAVRHLPAALDGLLSQTFQDWEAVVVDDGSQDETPALLAAYAARDARIRPLHVEHGGIVHALNHGLLHVRGRHVARMDADDTCHPERLALQCHALDNAPHLGLVASRVTFGGDAAQCGGFVRYVDWTNSLLCHEDIALGRFRESPLVHPSVMFRRELIDRFGPYANGPFPEDYELWLRWLEAGVRMEKLPEHLLVWNDPPGRLTRTHDNYAEAGFVALRTRYLARWLCAHNPQHPDVWVIGAGKASRRRARPLCEHGIRIRAWVDIDPHKIGNIVEGLPVVGREAMPAPGQGFMLAFLAGHGAAEELELFLHGAGYLPGQDYLLAS, from the coding sequence GTGAGCCACCGTTCCCCTTCCGTCACGCCCGCCGTCTCCGTCCTCATCCCGGCGTGGAACGCGGTGCGACACCTGCCCGCCGCGCTCGACGGACTCCTGTCACAGACGTTCCAAGACTGGGAGGCCGTCGTGGTGGACGACGGGTCGCAGGATGAGACTCCGGCCCTTCTCGCGGCCTACGCCGCCCGCGACGCCCGCATAAGGCCCCTGCATGTGGAACACGGGGGCATCGTCCATGCCCTCAACCACGGCCTCCTCCACGTGCGGGGACGCCATGTGGCCCGCATGGACGCCGACGACACCTGCCACCCCGAACGACTCGCCCTGCAATGCCACGCCCTCGACAACGCGCCGCACCTAGGCCTTGTGGCCAGTCGCGTGACCTTCGGCGGCGACGCCGCCCAGTGCGGCGGCTTCGTGCGGTATGTGGACTGGACGAACTCGCTTCTCTGCCATGAGGACATCGCGCTCGGACGTTTTCGCGAATCGCCTCTCGTGCATCCTTCGGTCATGTTCCGGCGAGAACTCATCGACCGCTTCGGCCCTTACGCCAACGGCCCCTTCCCGGAGGACTACGAACTCTGGCTGCGCTGGCTCGAGGCCGGTGTGCGCATGGAAAAGCTGCCCGAACACCTGCTGGTCTGGAACGACCCGCCGGGACGCCTCACTCGCACGCACGACAACTACGCCGAAGCGGGCTTCGTGGCCCTCCGCACACGGTACCTCGCGCGCTGGTTGTGCGCACACAACCCGCAGCATCCCGACGTCTGGGTCATCGGCGCGGGCAAGGCCAGCCGCCGCCGCGCCCGCCCGCTGTGCGAACACGGCATCCGCATCCGGGCGTGGGTCGACATCGACCCGCACAAGATAGGCAATATCGTCGAGGGGCTTCCCGTCGTGGGACGCGAGGCCATGCCAGCCCCCGGGCAGGGATTCATGCTGGCGTTTCTGGCAGGACACGGCGCTGCCGAAGAGCTTGAACTGTTCCTGCACGGCGCAGGCTACCTGCCCGGACAAGACTACCTCCTCGCCTCGTGA
- a CDS encoding ATP-binding protein → MKCKRCKATAVVSLPSHNTGFCPDCFKLFFSRQVERGIHEQKLFTHDDRILVALSGGKDSLALMLELSRQGYNVTGLHIDLAIPVSSPAARGVVERFCALHGLPLIVKEMANEGLAIPAVKERLTRPICSACGKIKRYYFNKTAIDEGFTVLATGHNLDDEVARLFSNTLRWDAAYLSDQGPGLDSEDGFTRKVKPLWRLTEFETANYAFLMGIEHHYAPCPYSKGASFTFYKTLWQQLEETMPGRKLDFYQGFLERGRPAFAHVEATTGMTLAPCETCGYPTSSGSTCGVCRIRDAVANPKD, encoded by the coding sequence ATGAAATGCAAGCGCTGCAAGGCGACTGCCGTCGTCTCGCTCCCTAGCCACAACACAGGATTCTGCCCCGACTGCTTCAAGCTGTTCTTCTCGCGTCAGGTCGAGAGGGGCATCCACGAACAGAAGCTGTTCACCCACGACGACCGCATCCTCGTCGCCCTTTCCGGCGGCAAGGACTCGCTGGCCCTGATGCTGGAACTGTCGCGGCAAGGCTACAACGTGACAGGCCTGCACATCGACCTTGCCATTCCCGTCTCTTCACCCGCCGCACGAGGGGTCGTCGAACGATTCTGCGCCCTGCACGGGCTGCCGCTCATCGTCAAGGAGATGGCCAACGAAGGTCTCGCCATCCCTGCCGTGAAGGAACGCCTCACCCGTCCCATCTGTTCGGCCTGCGGCAAGATCAAACGCTACTATTTCAACAAGACGGCCATCGACGAGGGTTTCACGGTGCTCGCCACCGGCCACAACCTCGACGACGAGGTTGCACGGCTGTTCAGCAACACCCTGCGCTGGGACGCCGCCTACCTCAGCGACCAGGGTCCCGGTCTCGACAGCGAGGACGGCTTCACCCGCAAGGTCAAACCCCTGTGGCGTCTCACCGAGTTCGAAACGGCCAACTACGCCTTCCTCATGGGCATCGAGCATCACTATGCGCCCTGCCCCTACAGCAAGGGGGCCAGTTTCACCTTCTACAAGACCCTGTGGCAGCAGCTTGAAGAGACCATGCCGGGCCGCAAGCTCGACTTCTATCAGGGCTTCCTCGAACGCGGACGCCCCGCCTTCGCCCATGTGGAAGCCACCACGGGCATGACGCTCGCCCCGTGCGAGACGTGCGGGTACCCCACCTCGTCGGGAAGCACCTGCGGTGTCTGCCGCATCCGCGACGCCGTGGCCAACCCCAAGGACTGA
- a CDS encoding MoaD/ThiS family protein, whose translation MTEYTPPTITVRIQPEEQVVTMPRVKTVLQLLKKLEIRPGTALVARNGELLTPDREVLPNDELLVRKVTSSG comes from the coding sequence ATGACGGAGTACACACCTCCCACCATCACGGTCCGCATCCAGCCCGAAGAGCAGGTGGTCACCATGCCCCGCGTCAAGACGGTACTCCAGCTTCTCAAGAAGCTCGAAATCCGCCCCGGCACAGCGCTTGTGGCCCGCAATGGCGAACTGCTCACCCCGGACCGCGAAGTGCTGCCCAACGACGAACTGCTCGTCCGCAAGGTCACCTCCAGCGGCTAG
- a CDS encoding response regulator, whose protein sequence is MADKKILVVDDEVHIRMLYQEELETEGYTVALSDGREPILDVIDREKPLAVVLDIKLGTDLSGLDLLQQIRTREKTLPVILSTAYDSFQHDLKSIAADFYVVKSVDLSELKTKVALAVERAKAFVA, encoded by the coding sequence ATGGCTGACAAGAAGATTCTCGTCGTCGACGACGAAGTGCACATCAGGATGCTGTATCAGGAAGAACTGGAGACCGAAGGCTACACCGTGGCGCTCAGCGACGGACGCGAGCCCATTCTCGACGTGATCGACCGCGAGAAGCCTCTGGCGGTGGTGCTGGACATCAAGCTGGGCACAGACCTTTCGGGACTCGACCTGCTGCAGCAGATACGCACCCGCGAAAAGACCCTGCCCGTGATTCTGAGTACGGCGTACGACAGTTTCCAGCACGACCTCAAATCCATCGCCGCAGACTTCTATGTGGTGAAATCCGTCGACCTCTCCGAACTCAAGACCAAGGTGGCGCTTGCCGTGGAAAGGGCGAAGGCGTTCGTCGCCTGA
- a CDS encoding sensor histidine kinase — protein MSCAISRKRAAGVAMHAETAGAPRHRRTAVNRTIYAAILVASVMPIAIILGVMQVHLESTYSAIVRRGLREIADRHSQKVDDFLHERLASVQTLAMSQGALLLDPAQLASHLETLQRVHKGVYVDMGLVDAKGIQQVYAGPLDLRMADYSGKEWFREAVLRDSFISDVFMGIRQAPHFIVTTKVVLNGQPWILRSTIDFASFVSLVEDIRVGATGVACIINRQGEFQTAGNRHPLPEGTALAAQARRLFGPGFTARPTERVFEDGGNLYAMSLLKHGDWVLVVQEQREEALAALADAKQTLFAVLVLVSIGVIVGGVLLAWRIMDRLDEMEREMAALNAQVVEAGKLGALGEMAAGIAHEINNPVAIMMEEAGWIEDILADLGEGNPAAPEIARSAAQIRSQGKRCRDITHKLLSFARKSDRDLQRLDLNHLIRELVGLCDQRAASAGVTVSLALVDQLPAVLASPSEMQQVFLNLFNNAFDAMEGSGGALRVTSGVAAGNMVFVTVADTGPGIPEAILQRIYDPFFTTKPVGKGTGLGLSICYGIVKKLGGELRVNSLTGVGTSFQVLLPRAGEGVQAVERHD, from the coding sequence ATGTCTTGCGCGATATCGCGCAAGCGAGCCGCAGGGGTAGCCATGCACGCCGAAACAGCAGGCGCACCGCGCCATCGCCGCACAGCCGTCAACCGTACCATCTACGCCGCCATTCTCGTGGCGTCGGTGATGCCCATCGCCATCATCCTCGGCGTCATGCAAGTGCACCTCGAGTCGACGTACAGTGCCATCGTCAGGCGTGGTTTGCGCGAAATAGCAGACCGGCACAGCCAGAAGGTCGATGACTTCCTGCACGAAAGACTCGCCAGTGTGCAGACGCTGGCCATGTCGCAAGGCGCGTTGCTCCTCGACCCCGCGCAGCTTGCCAGCCACCTTGAGACCTTGCAGCGCGTGCACAAGGGCGTCTACGTGGACATGGGACTGGTGGATGCGAAAGGCATCCAGCAGGTGTACGCGGGGCCACTCGACCTGCGCATGGCCGACTACAGCGGCAAGGAGTGGTTCCGTGAGGCCGTGTTGCGTGATTCGTTCATCAGTGACGTGTTCATGGGCATCCGGCAGGCACCGCACTTCATCGTCACCACCAAGGTCGTGCTGAACGGCCAGCCGTGGATACTGCGCTCGACCATAGACTTCGCCAGCTTCGTGAGTCTTGTCGAGGATATCCGGGTCGGGGCCACGGGCGTTGCGTGCATCATCAACCGTCAGGGCGAATTCCAGACGGCGGGCAACCGCCATCCCCTGCCGGAGGGCACGGCACTGGCGGCACAGGCCCGAAGGCTGTTCGGTCCCGGCTTCACGGCCCGTCCGACAGAACGTGTCTTCGAGGACGGCGGCAACCTCTACGCCATGTCGTTGCTGAAACATGGCGACTGGGTGCTGGTGGTGCAGGAACAGCGTGAGGAGGCCCTTGCCGCCCTCGCCGACGCCAAGCAGACGCTCTTCGCCGTGCTGGTGCTGGTGAGCATTGGTGTCATCGTGGGCGGGGTGCTGCTGGCGTGGCGCATCATGGACCGCCTCGACGAGATGGAAAGGGAGATGGCAGCGCTGAACGCACAGGTCGTGGAGGCGGGCAAGCTGGGCGCCCTCGGCGAGATGGCGGCTGGCATCGCCCACGAAATCAACAATCCCGTGGCCATCATGATGGAAGAGGCGGGCTGGATAGAGGATATCCTTGCCGACCTTGGCGAGGGCAACCCGGCTGCGCCGGAAATCGCGCGCAGTGCGGCACAGATACGCAGTCAGGGCAAGCGCTGCCGCGACATCACCCACAAACTGCTCAGTTTCGCCCGCAAGTCGGACCGCGACCTGCAACGGCTCGACCTCAACCATCTCATCCGTGAGCTTGTGGGGCTGTGCGACCAGCGTGCCGCCTCCGCCGGGGTGACGGTGTCGCTGGCGCTGGTGGACCAACTGCCGGCGGTGTTGGCGTCACCTTCCGAGATGCAGCAGGTGTTCCTCAACCTGTTCAACAATGCCTTCGACGCCATGGAAGGCAGCGGGGGGGCGTTGCGGGTGACATCGGGCGTGGCGGCGGGCAATATGGTGTTCGTCACCGTGGCGGATACCGGGCCGGGCATCCCCGAGGCCATCCTGCAGCGCATCTACGACCCCTTCTTCACGACGAAGCCCGTGGGCAAGGGCACCGGACTCGGCCTCTCCATCTGCTACGGTATCGTCAAGAAGCTGGGGGGCGAGTTGCGGGTGAACAGCCTTACGGGTGTGGGCACGTCGTTTCAGGTGCTTCTGCCCAGGGCGGGAGAGGGCGTACAGGCCGTTGAACGCCATGATTGA
- a CDS encoding response regulator produces MTKTESGRSLLLIDDEDGFLAVMRRRFERRGYDVATAGSGAEALRLLRERRFEAAVLDLKMGDMDGFELLRIFRRMAPEMPVVMLTGHGGETEAAEGLRLGAAGYLLKPCDFEALVECLDGALTQDDSGGATDGQAT; encoded by the coding sequence ATGACGAAGACGGAATCCGGGCGAAGCCTGCTGCTCATCGATGACGAGGACGGATTCCTCGCAGTGATGCGGAGAAGGTTCGAGCGACGCGGCTACGACGTGGCTACGGCGGGCAGCGGCGCGGAGGCCCTGCGTCTGTTGCGGGAAAGGCGTTTCGAGGCCGCTGTGCTCGACCTCAAGATGGGCGACATGGATGGTTTCGAATTGCTGCGCATCTTTCGGCGCATGGCCCCGGAGATGCCCGTGGTGATGCTGACGGGACACGGGGGTGAGACCGAGGCGGCCGAGGGGCTGCGGCTTGGCGCTGCGGGCTACCTTCTCAAACCGTGTGATTTCGAGGCGCTTGTGGAATGTCTGGATGGTGCGCTGACGCAGGACGACTCCGGCGGTGCCACGGACGGGCAGGCTACGTGA
- a CDS encoding site-2 protease family protein, producing MFDLDMSMQVRRLAVAFVPMLLGIVCHEVAHGWAAWRQGDPTARSLGRLTLNPAPHIDPMGGLMFVLTSLMGPFIIGWAKPVPVNPRWFANPRRGMMLVSLAGPGANVVLAVAFGLVLKLFVMLLPPMQWQGDGTYDFFMNMLITGVWVNFTLAWFNMLPLPPLDGGHVVAGLLPSRLAWRYEQLERYGFVIIILLLASGIVGRVIYPLIQGSVYMVLWSLGLA from the coding sequence ATGTTCGACCTCGACATGTCCATGCAGGTCAGGCGTCTCGCCGTGGCCTTCGTCCCCATGCTTCTGGGCATCGTTTGCCATGAGGTGGCCCACGGCTGGGCCGCATGGCGACAGGGGGACCCCACGGCCCGTTCCCTTGGGCGTCTCACGCTCAATCCTGCCCCGCACATCGACCCCATGGGCGGGCTGATGTTCGTGCTCACCTCATTGATGGGACCGTTCATCATCGGCTGGGCCAAGCCCGTGCCGGTGAACCCCCGCTGGTTCGCCAACCCGCGGCGTGGCATGATGCTGGTCTCTCTGGCGGGGCCCGGTGCCAACGTCGTGCTGGCTGTGGCCTTCGGTCTCGTGCTCAAGCTCTTCGTCATGCTGCTGCCTCCCATGCAATGGCAGGGAGACGGCACCTACGACTTCTTCATGAACATGCTCATCACCGGGGTGTGGGTCAACTTCACCCTCGCGTGGTTCAACATGCTTCCGCTGCCGCCCCTCGACGGCGGTCACGTCGTGGCGGGGCTTCTGCCCTCGCGCCTTGCGTGGCGTTACGAACAACTCGAACGCTACGGCTTCGTCATCATCATCCTGCTGCTCGCAAGCGGTATCGTCGGGCGTGTCATCTACCCGCTCATCCAAGGCTCCGTCTACATGGTGCTCTGGTCGCTGGGTCTCGCCTGA
- the trpS gene encoding tryptophan--tRNA ligase produces the protein MTRPESRTVSGMRPTGPLHLGHYFGVLKNWVEMQHEMEAYFFVADWHALTSDFAEPSRIKEFVPELVKDWVAAGLDPEKCVIFQQSQVKEHAELHLILSMITPVSWLERNPTYKEQQQEITTKDLGNYGFLGYPVLMASDILIYRPKWVPVGQDQLPHLELTREIGRRFNHFYGDFFPEPEARLTPAAKCPGLDGRKMSKSYGNGIYLRDTIEEVAPKVRGMFTDPARLRKSDPGNPDVCNLFPYHVLMTDAEKQAEIREGCTSAKLGCVDCKKMFLESLARFFEPLHERRRVLDADPERVRAILEDGNTRARREAAATMDGVRSRIHF, from the coding sequence ATGACCAGACCCGAATCACGCACTGTTTCCGGCATGCGCCCCACAGGGCCGCTGCACCTCGGCCACTATTTCGGGGTGTTGAAGAACTGGGTGGAGATGCAGCACGAGATGGAGGCGTATTTCTTCGTCGCCGACTGGCACGCCCTGACCAGTGACTTCGCCGAACCTTCGCGCATCAAGGAATTCGTCCCTGAACTGGTGAAGGACTGGGTCGCCGCCGGTCTCGATCCCGAGAAGTGTGTCATCTTCCAGCAGTCGCAGGTGAAGGAGCACGCCGAACTGCACCTCATCCTCTCCATGATCACGCCGGTCAGCTGGCTGGAACGCAACCCCACCTACAAGGAACAGCAGCAGGAGATAACCACCAAGGACCTCGGCAACTACGGGTTCCTCGGCTATCCGGTGCTGATGGCTTCCGACATCCTCATCTATCGCCCCAAGTGGGTTCCCGTGGGGCAGGACCAGTTGCCGCACCTTGAGCTGACCCGCGAGATAGGCCGACGCTTCAACCATTTCTACGGTGACTTCTTCCCCGAACCGGAAGCGCGTCTGACCCCGGCGGCCAAGTGTCCCGGTCTCGACGGGCGCAAGATGTCCAAGAGTTACGGCAATGGCATCTACCTGCGCGACACCATCGAAGAGGTGGCACCCAAGGTGCGCGGCATGTTCACCGACCCCGCCCGCCTGCGCAAGAGCGACCCCGGCAACCCCGATGTCTGCAACCTCTTCCCCTATCACGTGCTGATGACCGACGCCGAGAAGCAGGCAGAAATCCGCGAAGGATGCACCAGCGCGAAACTCGGCTGCGTGGACTGCAAGAAGATGTTCCTCGAAAGTCTCGCCCGTTTCTTCGAGCCGCTGCATGAGCGTCGCCGTGTCCTCGACGCGGACCCCGAGCGCGTACGCGCCATCCTCGAAGACGGCAACACCCGCGCCCGCCGTGAAGCCGCCGCCACCATGGACGGCGTGCGTTCGCGCATCCACTTCTAG
- a CDS encoding YkgJ family cysteine cluster protein encodes MTSSEERDATQAFLDSLPELESGESFRFSCHPGVRCFNACCSDLTMPLTPYDVLRLRRNLGMDSETFIAEHARVGQYPDTGFPLLHLRMSDHPLKLCPFVSDEGCTVYPDRSSACRTYPLGRATREDEDGNVVEQFFVVQEEHCRGFEETKAWTSATWLQDQGLEPYYRWNDAYMSLMARQRRTGTVLGPKHATMCLLAFYQLDRFADFVRGVHLFSRLDVDEARQERILADEEERLGFALEWAELVLFGDCATLRML; translated from the coding sequence ATGACATCCTCCGAAGAGCGCGACGCCACACAGGCGTTTCTGGACAGCCTGCCCGAGCTTGAATCGGGCGAGAGCTTCAGGTTCTCGTGCCACCCCGGCGTGCGGTGCTTCAACGCCTGCTGTTCCGACCTCACCATGCCGCTGACGCCGTACGACGTGCTCCGCCTGCGGCGGAATCTCGGCATGGACAGCGAGACCTTCATCGCCGAACATGCCCGTGTGGGGCAGTACCCCGATACGGGCTTCCCGCTGCTGCACCTGCGCATGAGCGACCATCCACTGAAGCTGTGCCCCTTCGTCTCCGACGAGGGCTGCACGGTCTACCCCGACAGGTCGAGCGCATGCCGTACCTACCCCCTCGGGCGTGCCACCCGTGAAGACGAGGACGGCAACGTGGTGGAGCAGTTCTTCGTCGTGCAGGAGGAGCACTGCCGGGGCTTTGAAGAGACCAAGGCGTGGACGTCGGCCACATGGTTGCAGGATCAGGGACTGGAGCCCTACTACCGCTGGAACGACGCCTATATGAGCCTCATGGCACGGCAGCGTCGCACCGGGACGGTACTGGGGCCCAAGCATGCGACCATGTGCCTGCTGGCGTTCTATCAGCTTGACCGCTTCGCCGATTTCGTGCGCGGGGTGCATCTGTTCTCCCGTCTCGATGTGGACGAAGCGCGGCAGGAACGCATCCTCGCCGACGAGGAGGAACGCCTCGGCTTCGCGCTGGAGTGGGCTGAACTCGTGCTCTTCGGCGATTGCGCCACCTTGCGGATGCTCTAG
- the rfaE2 gene encoding D-glycero-beta-D-manno-heptose 1-phosphate adenylyltransferase — MADTTVPQGATGDAPGKHAEGAHSEGVSAPSLDACAGALPAHPGVVTLSRLVDCLAPLRAAGKRIVFTNGCYDIVHPGHVDLLARARAEGDLLVLGLNSDESVRRQGKGADRPVNPFEVRAFVLAHLASVDFVVRFDEDTPYELIKAVRPHVLVKGGDWAIDRIVGRDIVEGDGGRVLSLPLLPGFSTTALISRIRTTHP, encoded by the coding sequence ATGGCAGACACCACCGTGCCGCAAGGGGCGACAGGCGACGCACCCGGCAAGCATGCAGAGGGTGCGCACTCGGAAGGTGTGTCGGCCCCCAGTCTGGATGCCTGTGCCGGTGCGCTGCCAGCGCACCCCGGCGTGGTGACTCTGTCGCGTCTTGTCGACTGTCTCGCACCGCTTCGTGCCGCCGGAAAGCGCATCGTCTTCACCAACGGCTGCTACGACATCGTGCATCCGGGGCATGTGGACCTCTTGGCGCGTGCCCGTGCCGAGGGCGACCTGCTGGTGCTGGGCCTCAATTCCGACGAGTCGGTCAGGCGGCAGGGCAAGGGGGCGGACCGTCCGGTGAACCCCTTCGAGGTTCGCGCCTTCGTGCTGGCGCATCTTGCCAGTGTGGACTTCGTCGTCCGCTTCGACGAGGACACGCCCTATGAACTCATCAAGGCCGTGCGTCCCCATGTGCTGGTGAAGGGGGGCGACTGGGCCATCGACCGCATCGTCGGACGTGACATCGTGGAAGGTGACGGGGGACGGGTGTTGAGTCTGCCCCTGTTGCCGGGATTCTCCACCACCGCCCTCATCTCACGGATACGTACCACGCACCCCTGA
- a CDS encoding response regulator — protein sequence MESELLTHCRILLVDDEDGFRDALIRRLRHRGLHVDEARSGGDALEHLSGNPADVVLLDIQLGDMDGRDVLRAMRRRGDDAAVIILSGHAYTDIALDAMRAGASDYLLKPCPVEELLERIENVYERLLEEREAKP from the coding sequence ATGGAAAGCGAACTTCTCACCCACTGCCGCATCCTGCTTGTCGACGACGAGGACGGCTTCCGCGACGCCCTGATACGGCGCCTGCGCCACCGCGGACTCCACGTCGATGAGGCCCGGAGTGGCGGCGACGCCCTCGAACATCTCTCCGGCAACCCGGCAGATGTCGTCCTGCTCGACATCCAGCTGGGCGACATGGACGGACGGGATGTGCTGCGCGCCATGCGGCGCCGGGGCGACGATGCTGCGGTCATCATCCTGAGCGGACACGCCTACACCGACATCGCGCTCGACGCCATGCGCGCCGGGGCCAGCGACTATCTGCTCAAACCCTGCCCCGTCGAGGAACTGCTCGAACGTATCGAAAACGTCTACGAACGCCTGCTCGAAGAACGGGAGGCAAAACCCTGA
- a CDS encoding lipoprotein, which yields MSDYRHELARRGLVLTVNLLVVACVFLAMYRASLQPDEFTPVFCKTFFTALVPTLFVGWLGKRLLRNSRSEDAGHENVGHEERQPS from the coding sequence ATGAGTGACTACAGACACGAACTTGCCCGCAGGGGCCTCGTACTTACAGTGAACCTTCTCGTGGTGGCCTGCGTGTTCCTCGCCATGTACAGGGCCTCACTCCAGCCCGACGAGTTCACCCCCGTATTCTGCAAGACGTTCTTCACGGCCCTCGTCCCCACCCTCTTCGTGGGCTGGCTTGGCAAGCGTCTTCTCCGCAACTCCCGCAGCGAAGACGCCGGACACGAAAACGTCGGACACGAAGAAAGGCAGCCTTCATGA